From the Saccharomycodes ludwigii strain NBRC 1722 chromosome I, whole genome shotgun sequence genome, one window contains:
- the LOS1 gene encoding Ran GTPase-binding protein LOS1 (similar to Saccharomyces cerevisiae YKL205W | LOS1 | Loss Of Suppression): protein MTTEQTLQQITQAIDVANSPTSNTEFKREAVEYLNQVKNLPNSAEIFADLIANDNSLYKFVALQTLSEIIPTAAANNSLEILNFIKTNILGYLGKNIQDPEFIRNKVAELLSLLFYFMYGEVNSNAWSTFFVDLIQSFNISDAISGNIVSGKLQNSLGVDYFLRTSLQINTEIADQTFVRNKDIQLKNNLLKDSMRVNDVTILSTLWFNILSKCSVNYQDLTFLTLKSIGSFVSWIDINLIVTNDFITAITRCLDKESTSIPCGDCLCEIISKKMKAQDKLHLLAMLDLTNRVGKFNNTDVEVIENLAKLVSVVGVEYTIIIDHDNNLIEQADLQITTKICPLVLEFLSHEYDNVSQQCFPFVTAYLSFLKKFFALGGKPGSAISMNSKKLAIDQTHLDFLEKLLTIINLKMKIDSASEPGSIDEIEEFDETIRSKLKVFQDTIAVINPTLYMQFMTRIIEQPPVDNDWRTKELHIFQMHNFAESVRNNLFGIPKNLIGESEPYRLMKRFASNNLLQDTSVFQFNNPWIQISFFELIVRHYNFIDVENELPLLNVFVSTFGIFSSAERVRLRTWYLFSRFVKLTKPKLGASDLLALLDKISSLLIISMPQVNSPTLNINNDSAIESDTTFDNQLYLFESVGILIAGNKKQNYNMLDGIMSPLFHNLEHCISVPTKTQQLVLQTNHVLMAIGIVARGIHSGIVPESQLNTVAVNEKLVDKTLIEKFSNIAEVVLVTFQYFNKYEIVRDSARFAFARLVPILNSNIIPYISRLLAIFYESDLKVLEMNDFLGFVGQIIHNFQNNNNCYQLLNSLVTPLVKKVFQTMNIIDKEQMEPTNLSSAASGRTSNGKNVIVTDAFREKILLKKAYYGFLQAFITNHVTSLFLTESNREVFALILEDLLTYEPQELQEMSTMKLSLSVLLKILRFLGTGACTDLQDNNRNDLVRLDGLREFFIAKIVPLCFEIPFKPEYAFNINDGSCRVIASDLARLLKSLYTINNSANTIGAINNENVNNNDTNGADGSSSILGTNKCIVYLVDVYFPQIQFPNNISMEFINALISLDEKKFEKYYVSFIVQIAS, encoded by the coding sequence ATGACCACTGAACAGACGTTGCAACAAATTACACAGGCCATCGATGTGGCGAACTCTCCGACATCAAATACTGAATTTAAAAGAGAAGCTGTagaatatttaaatcaaGTCAAAAATTTGCCAAATTCAGCAGAAATATTTGCCGACTTAATCGCCAATGATAAttcattatataaatttgtAGCGTTGCAGACATTGTCGGAAATAATCCCCACTGCTGCTGCTAACAACTCTTTGGAAATCCtaaactttattaaaacCAATATACTAGGATATTTAGGTAAAAATATCCAGGATCCTGAATTCATCAGGAACAAAGTAGCAGAGCTATTatctcttttattttatttcatgtACGGCGAGGTTAATTCCAATGCATGgtcaactttttttgtagaTTTAATTCAATCGTTTAACATATCTGATGCTATTAGTGGTAACATAGTCTCTGGAAAGTTACAAAACTCTTTGGGcgttgattattttttaagaaCGTCTTTACAAATTAATACTGAGATAGCAGACCAAACTTTTGTTAGAAACAAAGATATTCAGTTGAAAAACAACCTATTAAAGGACTCTATGAGGGTAAACGATGTTACCATCCTTTCCACTCTTTGGTTTAATATACTATCTAAATGCAGTGTTAACTATCAAGATTTAACATTTCtaactttaaaatcaattggCTCTTTTGTTTCTTGGATAGATATTAACTTAATTGTCACCAATGACTTTATTACAGCAATAACTAGATGCTTAGATAAGGAAAGCACAAGCATTCCATGCGGGGACTGTTTGTGCGAAATAATctccaaaaaaatgaaagcaCAGGATAAATTACACTTATTGGCCATGTTAGATTTAACCAACAGAGTAggaaaatttaataatacagATGTTGAAGTCATTGAAAATTTGGCTAAATTAGTTTCCGTCGTTGGCGTGGAATACACCATTATTATAGATcatgataataatttaatagaaCAAGCTGATTTACAAATTACAACCAAGATATGCCCACTAGTTTTGGAATTTTTGTCTCACGAGTACGATAATGTAAGCCAACAATGCTTCCCCTTTGTTACTGCatatttatcatttttgaaaaagttttttgcTTTAGGTGGTAAACCTGGTAGTGCGATTTCAATGAACTCGAAAAAGTTGGCTATCGACCAAACTCATTTGGATTTTTTGGAGAAATTATTAACCATtattaatttgaaaatgaaaatagaCTCTGCTTCTGAACCTGGCTCCATCGATGAAATTGAAGAATTCGATGAAACCATTAGATCTAAATTAAAGGTTTTTCAGGATACTATCGCTGTCATCAATCCCACTTTATACATGCAATTCATGACCAGAATTATAGAACAGCCTCCAGTGGATAATGATTGGAGAACCAAGGAGTTgcatattttccaaatgcATAACTTTGCCGAGAGTGTtagaaataatttatttggcATTCCTAAAAACCTTATTGGTGAATCTGAACCTTATAGATTGATGAAAAGATTTGCCTCCAACAATTTATTGCAAGATACCAGTGTATTCCAGTTCAATAATCCATGGATTCAAATCTCCTTTTTTGAGCTAATTGTTAGGCACTATAATTTCATTGATGTTGAAAACGAATTACCGTTGCtaaatgtttttgttaGCACTTTTGGTATCTTTAGCAGTGCAGAAAGAGTTAGACTAAGAACCTGGTATTTATTTAGCCGATTTGTGAAATTAACCAAACCAAAATTGGGTGCCTCTGATTTGCTGGCTTTGTTGGATAAAATATCCTCGCTGTTAATCATCAGTATGCCGCAAGTCAACTCTCCTAcgttaaatattaataatgacaGTGCTATAGAATCCGATACAACTTTTGACAATCAATTATACTTGTTTGAGTCCGTCGGCATTTTAATTGCTGGTAAcaagaaacaaaattataacATGTTAGATGGCATTATGTCACCGTTATTCCATAACCTGGAACATTGTATTTCGGTACCTACTAAAACACAACAACTCGTATTACAAACTAATCATGTTTTGATGGCCATTGGTATTGTTGCAAGAGGTATACATTCAGGGATTGTTCCTGAAAGTCAATTGAACACTGTCGCTGTAAATGAAAAGTTAGTGGATAAAACGTTGATCGAAAAATTTAGCAATATCGCTGAAGTTGTCTTAGTTACTTTCCagtattttaataaatatgaaaTTGTAAGGGACTCAGCAAGATTTGCATTTGCAAGATTGGTTCCTATCTTAAACAGTAACATTATCCCGTATATTAGCAGATTATTAGCGATATTCTACGAAAGCGATTTGAAAGTTTTAGAAATGAATGATTTTTTGGGTTTTGTTGGACAAATTATCCATAATTtccaaaacaataataactgTTATCAATTATTGAACAGTTTAGTTACCCCATTGGTGAAAAAAGTTTTCCAAACAATGAACATTATTGATAAAGAACAGATGGAACCAACCAACTTATCCAGTGCTGCTAGTGGCAGAACTTCTAATGGGAAAAATGTCATAGTCACAGATGCATTCAGGGAGAAGATACTATTGAAAAAAGCATACTATGGATTTTTACAAGCTTTTATCACTAACCATGTTACCTCATTATTTCTAACAGAAAGCAACAGAGAGGTCTTTGCGTTGATTTTGGAGGACCTTTTAACTTACGAGCCTCAAGAGCTTCAAGAAATGTCAACCATGAAATTATCCCTTAGtgttttgttaaaaatattgagaTTTTTAGGGACTGGCGCTTGTACAGATTTACAAGATAATAATCGTAATGATTTAGTCAGGTTGGATGGGCTAAGAgaattttttattgctaAAATTGTGCCGCTATGTTTTGAGATTCCATTCAAGCCAGAATATGCATTTAACATAAATGACGGTAGTTGCCGCGTGATAGCATCTGATCTTGCAAGATTGTTAAAATCTTTGTATACTATAAACAATTCT